Proteins found in one Quercus robur chromosome 2, dhQueRobu3.1, whole genome shotgun sequence genomic segment:
- the LOC126713514 gene encoding putative 1-phosphatidylinositol-3-phosphate 5-kinase FAB1D, with product MCSMCHNCGVELSKLEEKKRQENGNSLKLDPEGPISYCKFCGKKQEGELIKRDGASPYTTPMISPSTSSSSSDSFASNCSEFSVVVNSYDRVNREQSTTGDSQENCKRMENNLKESNNGDDHIVRDVEIQTSNGQEAKEEFAGNHGKSSNDDQLDAEIWEPPEAEDPEDDMEGSMAYNDDDDDECGDGTDWGKPCSLSRFRDEGSGSYKFKVEKQRAMEEVTNGKFKALVFHLLKSVGVASSGEHGESWVDIVTSLSWEAASFLKPDAIDGKPMDPNGYVKVKCVATGSRSQSQVVKGFVFKKRAAHKHMPTKYKNPRLLLIRGELGQSSSGLSSFASMEQQEKDYLKLLIEMIELCQPNVILVEKCVSRDIQESIRAKGMTLVYDMKLHRLERIARSTGSPILSSDTLTGQKLKQCESFHIEKFVEEHAACGDGEKRPTKTLMFLEGFPTRLGCTILLKGAHSDELKQIKCVVQYAVVVAYHLILETSFLVDQKAMFSTIRFPDEVNVLLTDQQSPKLGSSNSSVPSIEVSTSTNESCAVDIPISNGFHEENTQNSNLESKSHSTLTYEPYNPAIFSGLSSLSASLKKVIGDSFPHAASASYQSLSSYFGFNGGQFNGHVRKPISPSTTPEGVCHCDMESKGSSDEENSSDGGQFQTSSGYTEVPIEMQKDGGNSEEQMQSRENINAVVDSRSILVLMSRRNAVKGAICEQSHFSHIMFYKNFDVPLGKFLRDNLLNQKSQCTTCGELPEAHFYYYAHRNKQLTIQVKRLPEGKHLPGDAEGKLWMWSRARCKPGNGISKSTKRVLMSTAARSLSFGKFLELSLSHPSSSSRLSSYCHPLERDFLHFFGLGPMVTMFKYSTVAIYNVSVPPRKLEFSNSIRQEWLRKETENVYMNGILLFTETANFLNKIRSRFAGRTLNLQGTSLDFSDIEEMLNQERSEFEENIKSAVSKNGNSDQAVYIPLNLNRLLWELLLESCIWVRRLHSLFSPDPTASDSNAFERTMQEQAKSKMDGSAAGGNEGMETILQNGHVGLDDGVDFKVKLDTSTEANEIPIKEIPVEVQVQDLSDGGDVLNASTVAEGEMPTVGISTNRSSDQELVARQNGSAHCQSADDNCQAVILPLFDHPQEDRTIPVSTVLGNSDSIADLHVLKKDKSLRSLSSCIENSIGWFWTPFSEIRQIDMKDLPKIYLQKFEAISRYTQEYIPTANQLITEEGSRLHIPLETDNYILSDFEGELSSIIACALASLKELPVQSEVLDEDSRRENGMAAKSFESLHSLARISTITSLRWSSNGFSESDSVLSTPSSSLEDSRFSSFDGLNLLDSLVPPDPFNPVVNLVGKGKYSVACLYANEFRDLRSRCCPSEADYIASLSRCRNWDAKGGKSKSLFAKTLDDRFIIKEIKKTEFDSFMKFARDYFKYMTQSFELGNQTCLAKVLGIYQVSIRQTKSGKENRHDLMVMENLTFGRKITRQYDLKGALHARYTAAADGSGDVLLDQNFVNDMNSSPLYVSNKAKRLLQRAVWNDTAFLNSINVMDYSLLVAVDTERRQLVCGIIDYLRQYTWDKQLETWVKSSLVPKNVLPTVISPKEYKRRFRKFMSLHFLCVPDHWCSEISSHDPCELCSVRDDHDISQPKSQKEEGLNGFSA from the exons ATGTGTAGTATGTGTCATAATTGTGGTGTGGAATTGTCGAAgttggaggaaaagaagaggcAGGAGAATGGGAATTCTTTAAAACTAGACCCTGAAGGCCCCATCTCGTATTGTAAATTTTGTGGGAAAAAGCAGGAGGGAGAGTTGATAAAGCGGGATGGTGCCAGTCCATACACAACACCAATGATCAGTCCAAGTACTTCATCATCAAGCAGTGATAGCTTTGCATCTAACTGCA GTGAGTTTTCGGTTGTTGTTAACTCATATGACAG GGTTAATCGAGAACAAAGTACAACAGGTGATAGTCAAGAGAATTGTAAAAGGATGGAAAATAACTTAAAGGAAAGCAATAATGGTGATGATCACATTGTAAGAGATGTGGAAATACAAACAAGTAATGGtcaagaagcaaaagaagaatTTGCTGGAAATCATGGCAAATCCTCTAATGATGATCAACTGGATGCTGAAATTTGGGAACCTCCTGAAGCAGAAGACCCAGAGGATGACATGGAGGGGAGCATGGCttataatgatgatgatgatgatgaatgtGGTGATGGCACTGATTGGGGCAAGCCATGTTCTTTGAGTCGCTTTAGAGATGAAGGAAGTGGGAGTTACAAGTTTAAAGTGGAAAAACAAAGAGCAATGGAAGAGGTGACAAATGGAAAGTTCAAGGCCCTCGTATTCCATCTTCTTAAAAGTGTGGGTGTTGCCTCATCTGGGGAACATGGTGAAAGTTGGGTGGATATAGTTACTTCATTATCATGGGAAGCTGCTTCATTTTTGAAGCCTGATGCTATTGATGGTAAACCAATGGATCCAAATGGTTATGTGAAAGTGAAATGTGTTGCAACTGGTTCTCGCAGCCAAAG CCAAGTAGTGAAAGGTTTTGTCTTCAAAAAGCGTGCTGCTCACAAGCACATGCCGACTAAGTACAAGAATCCGAGGTTGTTGCTGATCAGGGGTGAGCTTGGTCAGTCTTCTAGTGGGTTGTCATCATTTGCTTCAATGGAGCAGCAG GAAAAGGATTATCTGAAGTTGCTCATTGAGATGATAGAATTGTGCCAACCAAATGTGATTTTAGTAGAAAAGTGTGTTTCTCGTGATATTCAGGAGTCTATTCGTGCAAAAGGAATGACACTAGTCTATGATATGAAGCTTCATCGCCTAGAGAGAATTGCCCGTTCTACTGGCTCACCAATTCTATCATCGGATACTTTGACTGGTCAAAAGCTAAAACAATGCGAGTCTTTTCATATTGAAAAATTTGTGGAGGAACATGCTGCTTGTGGTGATGGGGAAAAGAGGCCAACTAAAACATTGATGTTCCTTGAAGGCTTTCCTACACGTCTTGGTTGTACG ATTTTGCTGAAAGGTGCACACAGTGATGAATTGAAGCAGATTAAATGTGTCGTGCAGTATGCTGTTGTTGTGGCATATCATTTAATTCTTGAAACATCTTTCCTTGTTGATCAGAAGGCAATGTTCTCTACAATTCGATTTCCTGACGAAGTGAATGTCTTGCTGACTGATCAACAATCCCCTAAGCTAGGATCTAGTAACTCAAGTGTTCCTAGTATTGAGGTAAGTACTTCCACAAATGAGTCATGTGCGGTTGATATTCCCATATCCAATGGATTCCACGAAGAAAATACCCAAAATTCAAACTTAGAATCTAAAAGCCACTCCACATTAACTTATGAGCCATACAATCCAGCTATTTTCTCTGGGTTGTCATCTCTTTCAGCTTCTCTAAAGAAAGTTATAGGGGACAGTTTCCCTCATGCTGCCTCTGCTTCGTATCAGTCCCTGTCATCATACTTTGGGTTCAATGGAGGGCAATTCAACGGTCATGTCCGTAAACCTATTTCTCCATCAACAACTCCAGAGGGAGTTTGCCATTGTGATATGGAATCTAAAGGCAGTTCTGATGAAGAAAACTCATCTGATGGTGGGCAATTTCAAACTTCTTCAGGATACACTGAAGTCCCCATAGAGATGCAAAAAGATGGTGGTAATAGTGAAGAGCAAATGCAAAGTAGGGAAAACATCAATGCAGTGGTGGATTCTCGaagtattttggttttgatgtcTAGGCGGAATGCTGTAAAAGGGGCAATCTGTGAGCAGAGCCACTTTTCTCATATCATGTTCTACAAGAATTTTGATGTTCCTCTTGGAAAGTTCCTGAGGGATAATTTACTTAATCAG AAAAGCCAGTGCACCACATGCGGTGAATTACCAGAAGCTCATTTTTACTATTATGCACATCGTAACAAGCAGCTTACTATACAAGTTAAACGACTCCCTGAGGGAAAGCATTTGCCTGGGGATGCGGAAGGTAAGCTTTGGATGTGGAGTCGTGCTAGATGTAAACCTGGGAATGGAATCTCAAAATCTACAAAAAGAGTGTTGATGTCCACTGCTGCCCGTAGTCTGTCATTTGGAAAGTTCTTGGAGCTCAGTTTGTCTCACCCCTCTTCATCTAGCAGATTATCCAGCTATTGCCATCCTCTTGAAAGGGACTTCCTCCATTTCTTTGG CTTAGGCCCCATGGTCACAATGTTCAAGTATTCTACAGTTGCAATATATAATGTTTCTGTGCCTCCTCGGAAGCTGGAGTTCAGTAATTCAATTAGACAAGAGTGGCTTAGGAAAGAAACTGAGAAT GTATACATGAACGGGATATTACTATTCACAGAGACTGCAAACTTTTTGAACAAAATCAGATCTCGATTTGCTGGCAGAACTCTGAACTTACAAGGCACCTCATTAGACTTTTCTGATATCGAAGAGATGCTTAACCAGGAAAGATCTGAGTTTGAG GAAAACATAAAGAGTGCTGTATCGAAGAATGGGAATTCAGACCAGGCTGTCTACATACCTCTCAACTTGAACCGATTATTATGGGAGCTTTTGCTTGAATCTTGCATTTGGGTTCGGCGCTTGCATTCCCTGTTCTCACCTGATCCAACAGCGAGTGACTCTAATGCCTTTGAGAGAACAATGCAAGAACAAGCTAAATCAAAGATGGATGGCTCTGCTGCTGGAGGAAATGAGGGAATGGAAACAATCTTGCAGAATGGCCATGTAGGCCTTGATGACGGTGTTGATTTCAAAGTTAAGTTAGATACATCTACAGAAGCAAATGAAATTCCAATAAAAGAAATTCCAGTTGAAGTTCAAGTTCAAGACTTGAGTGATGGAGGTGATGTATTAAATGCTTCTACTGTGGCTGAGGGTGAGATGCCAACTGTGGGTATAAGTACAAATAGATCATCTGACCAAGAGTTGGTTGCAAGACAAAATGGCTCTGCCCATTGTCAGTCTGCTGATGATAATTGTCAAGCAGTGATTCTTCCTTTGTTTGATCATCCACAAGAGGATAGAACCATTCCAGTTTCCACAGTTCTTGGAAATAGTGATTCTATTGCCGATTTACATGTATTAAAGAAGGATAAATCTCTACGATCCCTATCATCCTGCATAGAAAATTCGATTGGATGGTTCTGGACACCATTCTCAGAAATACGACAGATTGACATGAAGGATCTCCCAAAAATTTACTTGCAGAAATTCGAAGCTATCAGTAGATATACACAAGAATATATACCCACAGCAAATCAACTTATCACTGAGGAAGGCTCAAGGCTGCACATTCCTCTTGAAACTGATAATTATATTTTGTCAGACTTTGAGGGTGAACTCTCAAGCATAATTGCTTGTGCACTGGCCTCCTTGAAGGAACTTCCTGTTCAATCAGAAGTTCTTGATGAGGATAGTAggagagagaatggaatggcTGCTAAGTCATTTGAGAGTTTACACAGCCTAGCTCGAATATCCACCATTACTTCCCTGCGTTGGTCTTCAAATGGATTTTCAGAATCTGATTCAGTCCTTTCTACCCCTAGCAGTTCTTTAGAAGACTCTCGGTTCTCCAGTTTTGATGGGTTGAATTTGTTGGATTCTCTTGTTCCTCCAGACCCTTTTAATCCAGTTGTCAATCTGGTTGGGAAGGGTAAATATTCTGTAGCTTGTCTGTATGCCAATGAGTTCCGTGATCTTCGCAGTCGCTGCTGCCCATCTGAGGCTGATTATATTGCCTCCCTAAGCCGTTGTAGGAACTGGGATGCCAAAGGTGGGAAAAGCAAATCTCTTTTTGCTAAAACACTAGATGACAGGTTTATCATAAAGGAAATTAAGAAGACAGAATTTGATTCTTTTATGAAGTTTGCTCGGGATTATTTCAAGTACATGACTCAGTCATTTGAGTTAGGGAACCAAACATGCCTTGCAAAAGTTCTTGGGATCTATCAG GTAAGTATAAGACAGACAAAAAGTGGGAAAGAGAATAGGCATGATCTGATGGTGATGGAGAATCTTACATTTGGTCGGAAAATTACTCGCCAGTATGATCTTAAAGGTGCTCTACATGCAAGGTACACTGCAGCAGCTGATGGTTCGGGCGATGTTCTTTTGGATCAGAACTTTGTCAATGACATGAATTCCTCTCCCTTGTATGTTAGTAATAAAGCAAAGCGTCTCTTACAACGGGCTGTTTGGAATGACACAGCTTTTCTTAAT TCAATCAATGTTATGGATTATTCTTTACTTGTGGCCGTGGATACTGAGCGGCGGCAGCTTGTGTGTGGGATCATTGATTATCTGAGGCAGTATACCTGGGACAAGCAACTTGAGACTTGGGTGAAATCTTCACTTGTTCCAAAAAATGTTTTGCCAACTGTCATCTCTCCAAAAGAGTACAAGAGGCGATTCAGAAAGTTCATGTCTTTGCATTTTTTGTGTGTCCCAGATCATTGGTGCTCGGAAATATCCTCTCATGACCCTTGTGAACTTTGTAGTGTCAGAGATGATCATgatatttctcaaccaaaatCCCAAAAGGAAGAGGGGCTTAATGGTTTTTCCGCATGA